One window of the Aptenodytes patagonicus chromosome 5, bAptPat1.pri.cur, whole genome shotgun sequence genome contains the following:
- the LOC143160373 gene encoding homeobox protein vent1-like — protein MNQAELPLAETKPHGVRPHICCAPPPRAPTSLGSTPLLVRAEPRRGGPRPSQPAGSEPCAAERGPDSPREPTDAYPSEPAPDGGWLSADESSGYESESAGGERAAAAAPSGTRGRQRRARTAFTSEQVCRLEKTFQRQKYLGASERRKLAAALQLSEVQIKTWFQNRRMKLKRQIQDHQQSLVSPAPLYSYPPGTPPALFRDGLHYPFAPQHQRLLPFTPVPAVQFSFSFPRYDASQSTYRFMANELPYYHQRFLPQPSFHPVIQNKMDKQCHPVYAL, from the exons ATGAACCAGGCCGAACTCCCTTTGGCAGAGACCAAGCCCCACGGGGTAAGGCCCCACATCTGCtgcgcgccccctccccgcgcccccaccTCGCTCGGCAGTACCCCCCTCCTGGTCAGAGCCGAGCCCCGACGGGGGGGGCCGCGGCCGAGTCAGCCCGCGGGCAGTGAGCCCtgcgcggcggagcggggcccggacAGCCCCCGGGAGCCCACCGACGCGTACCCGTCGGAGCCAG ccccCGACGGCGGCTGGCTGAGCGCCGACGAGTCCTCGGGCTACGAGAGCGAGAGCGCGGGCGGGGagcgcgccgcggcggcggcgccgagcgGGACccgcgggcggcagcggcgggcgcgGACCGCCTTCACCTCGGAGCAGGTCTGCCGGCTGGAGAAGACCTTCCAGCGCCAGAAGTACCTGGGGGCCTCGGAGCGGAGGAAGCTGGCGGCTGCCTTGCAGCTCTCGGAGGTGCAG ATCAAGACCTGGTTTCAGAACCGGCGGATGAAACTGAAGAGGCAGATACAGGATCACCAGCAGAGCCTCGTGTCTCCTGCTCCGCTCTACAGCTACCCCCCGGGGACCCCACCCGCCCTGTTTCGGGATGGTCTCCACTACCCCTTTGCTCCACAGCACCAGAGACTCCTGCCATTTACTCCGGTGCCTGCTGTGCAGTTCAGCTTCTCCTTTCCCAGATACGATGCATCGCAAAGCACCTACCGCTTTATGGCAAATGAGCTGCCGTACTACCATCAACGCTTTCTTCCTCAGCCTTCTTTCCATCCCGTCATTCAGAACAAAATGGACAAGCAATGCCACCCTGTATATGcattatag